Within the Misgurnus anguillicaudatus unplaced genomic scaffold, ASM2758022v2 HiC_scaffold_32, whole genome shotgun sequence genome, the region ATCACATTAACTTGCTTCCCAAAAGTGTCATCCAGAAAAGCATTGATCTCATCTAATGCGTACAATGAAGAATCATCTTGTGCAATCTCTTGAGAGTCCACCTCACTACTGCACATATAATCTTCCTGCGAGTCTGAGACAGTTTCCAACATAGATGCATTTTCATTTAGCAAAGCTTCATTCATAGTACCACTCAACTCCATCTGCTTTTTCTCTTCTACACTTTCTACACTACAAAAACTATTCTGAATACCACTCGTGCTAGGTACAGAATCATTGACATTTTCAGCATTCAGTGTTTCAGTGTTTTCTCCGTTATTAACAATCACAACACTATTCAGATCGGGTACGCTCACTGCCCTTACTGCAGTATTTATTTGAGTATTATCTGAAACATTAACATCCATTCCTAAAGATCTTACCTCAGGAGGACCCTCTATCTCACCCCGATCTCTTTGAGCTGGCGCAAGTTGAGAGCTAGCATCTGATCTCACATTAATAACTTCAACTTCGCGTTCTTTGTGTGGGCACATGTGTCGTTTGTGTCCGATGTCGCCACATTCAAAACACTTCATATTGCCAGTTGTCGCGTAAACCATATACGTTTTCCCTTCATGTTTAACACGAAACGATATGTCCAGCGTTCGCTCCGGTGAGTCTAAAACCATGTTTACATTTCTCCTAAACGACATCACATGTTTTAGAGCCGGGTGTTTACACCCTAAAGAGATCATTTTAAACGGACCTACAATTTTCCCAAAGCGAATTAGCTCACGCTCGCACGCTTCGTTTGTTATGAAAGGCGGCACGTTTGAAATCGTGATCTTAGAAGAAGCCGCATAAAGTGGCGTTACCTGCACTAAGTCATCATTAATAATGAGTCCATTTTCAATTATCTGATTGACAAGATTCTGCGTGTTCAGAAAGACTACAACGGCCTTATTCATGCGGGAGGCCGAAGAAATATTTTCGTGACCTACCGCTTCACCTGTAGCAACAAGCACATCCTCCACCATTACCCCATCAGGAGGCACACACCTGAAACCATTCCGCAAGGACAGCGCCTCTGCCTGAGACGCCATCCCTCCGCAAAACCAGCAACGAAAAGTTAAAGATAAAACTTACCAAATCATGCCGGTAGAAAAgtgaaaaaaagaagaaaaaaaaacagataaagtGGTAAAAAAGAGTATAGGTGAAAAAGAACACCACTCGATCTTTACCCTCCCACCGTTACTCTCACACACGCAAACTCCCAGGATCccccgagagagagagagagagagaagaataaaggtaatcaggtacccaggtcaggaaagtaagaagataataaacgtgtcaaatgtatatagacatggcactcatctcattatatgctcatttaaactagatatatagtttaataaaataatgtatgttaccagcaatacatcaattacaaccttaatatagtgattgtatttactagctgctgaccaccttcaaaagtgcataactcacatgtaaaaatcattaaacaattcaataaatgtttcttactttaaaaaagctttttattttattaactttttgttattgcactttaattgtaaagatgttcctacaattaaaaacaactagtttgagatgtatattcccttgtcgtttttgaactatactagaatcctccacctcatcccgctgtaaaaaagtaacttttactctgagtaaagttaaaatgacttactttttacttttacttgagtagatttttagacaagtaactttacttttacttaagtaaaatattattaaagtaactttacttttacttgagtacaatatttgattactttttccacctctgcgCAGTTCCCAGGGGCGTTCCACAAGATCtcgggccctatgcataggcagtcctgatggGCCCCAATGCCCCACCTCCATAATATATTCCAGACTTTTCAGGTCTGAGAGATCAGGAATTTTATCAcagcttagaacgcgtttcaaccaatcggaatgaagaaccagaactgcccgttttataatattttttatagtatTCCATAGTActagtaaactgttgcctacaatccgtgtgttgtagtccaagaaaagagatttatgttgaagacgataactcgcatcatcgtttactttgagggttgtaccttttgcatatcattaacattacacaccaaaggaaattttaaAAAGCTTGTGTTTGTTAACAGCCGGTATTATCACTAATGATGATCGAGTATCACTTTATTATCTTGTTTATTTAACATTGAATAAATGTTCAAAATGCTTCAGATAGAGGATGCATTAAGTATTGGTGTgcaaattaacattttaaatcagtccctccagaaaaatgcAATTATGTGATTGCATGATTCAACACgtaaagtctgcatatttatgctggggacgcattttttcaaatacgccgcacttttgcagcataaattgcagatttccatgtgcaaaatatgcagggcttgcatgatttcataatccccaaattttcgtagcaaaaatcacatatatcttagcagaaagttgaaaaatgttgcatttacctcACACAAGCGCAGGTTAGGGTGATGTAATTAtgtgatgtgaaaatcattgaAAAACTGCAAACAGTTGCAACAAGTTctcacagtttttgcaagttcccgcaatttcattgcataaaattgcataaatatcccgcatattccatcgcattttttaagaaaacgtgccgcaagatcaaggatttttgcccacaacaatcacaaaaaactctgTTTTTGTGGAAGgactgttaaaggtgcagtgtgtaacttttagaaggatctaatGAAAGAAATGCAATATGATATACAtgttatcagtggtgtataaagaccttacataattgtttttatgtgtattactttagaatgagctgtttttatctacatacaccgcaggtctccttacatggaagtcaccattttgcaTCACCAAATGCTAAACGCACacactgctctacagagcgcaATTTGTCACTACTTTATTTTGTCTTAAatcacaacatgtttgtcctgtggcggccaTAGCTTCTCGATGCATTTCGGTAaacggtggactgagccgttagTTACAATTCACAATCTTActgctagatgctgctaaaatctacacactgcacctttaaatgtaaatgagttaTAACAGGTGTGGGGAGCCCCTGATCTCTTCATACATTAACAACACCATTTGTCCTATAACAGAGGACCAAATCGACCCAAACCGGTTTGTTCTTATCAGTAATGGCTGGAGGAACTGGTATGATGCTCAGAGTTACTGCAGACAGTATCACACAGATCTGGCCACCATTCAGAATTCAACTGAGAACAACCTGCTGAAGAAACTGATGGGAAATTATGGAAGAGCGTGGATTGGTCTGTACAGAGACTCATGGAAGTGGTCAGATGGGACAAATGTCAACAACTACCCCATAACCTGGATGAGTGGAGAACCTAACATAGTTGGGTTGAACCCATCTTGTGGAGTTGAACGTCCTGGTGCTGTGATAAGTGATGAGATCTGCTCAGACCCCCATTCTTTCATCTGCATGCACTGTACGTTTCATGTGTACAGATATCATAAATACACTTgactatttacttatttatttccACAGTCAGCTCCAAGGCTGTTTGAAATAATTAAAATCATTTGCTGTCATATGGAACAGACCTGGAACTGTAtcagtgtttatttagaaaaaaaatgactGCACACATCATTTGTCCGCCAATCAGAAACAAATCGACAGTGATATTGGTGATTTAATGATTATTTTCTATAGGGATGCTATTATGTCATACTTTAAAGGGATTTTCATATAATGAAAATTACCCTACAAGTTAAATGATTTTCGTCACCTAACGCCACTCTAGTCACAGTATAGAcgatttcagcagtaacaacataaacaaacgtctttcgtggaacaaacataacttccggtaaactacGCAAAGAATCAAAAACAACAGAGTCATTTTagagtaaaatgaacaacactTAGATGAACTTAGTTAaaccactagccactttggctcgTGAGCAAAAAATCTATTGTTAAGCCCTGGTCTTGTTTACCTCTAGTTGAGTTGACATGGATTGACTCACAACTTGTAATGTTTTAACAGTTTCTAGGAAACAGATTGTGCGCGTGGAGGTGAAATCTGCTCAAAATCTAAATAATCCTGCAGTGATGGAGATCATTATAAAGTGGGTAAGTGTTGAACTATCTGTGCagtacaaaaacacagacacattttataaatatgaaaCACTTTGTTGTGACATTGTtgatttatttctttgtttagaTGAAGCAGAAACTGAAGGATTATGGGATAGAGAAGGACACAAGACTGACGTGGAAAGTTCAGTCAGATGGAAATGTTTTTACACCAAAACTTCAGCGTGAAAATGTTCAGCAACGCTGCTTAAACTTTTCTCTTTAGTGTTTCACAGTCAGTATCTGTGATCTGCAAGAAACTTTCTCCTCTTTAATAATTagatgttatttttataattaaatttATTATATGATATTCCAATTGATTAATCAAATGACCACATGTATATGCAATATCTGCATTCAAttatttgcatattatttaatattacaagacaagagtaaaacattttataaagtgTTATTAGACgtcaatatatattttatcaagAAATCACAAGCTCACAGTCAGCCTTGTGTCTGTATCTAAACACATATGATTGTATTGAGTCTAATAGCAGCTGTAACAACTCATAATGTAATAACTGTACAGAATGTAATAATTTACTAAAACATAATAACATCTTTATCCTGTAATGTAATTACATGTGAAATTTATTACACAAATAAACTCAATAGATAAGGTcaaaatgctattatttcaatgtttttttaacaaaacctGTATTGTActgcatttaacattttgttgtGTCTGTGTAATTACATATTTTAGTAAAtttttcacacagggccatgtgGGTTTagattctattttcccttcatgataaaaactttcatttaaaaactgcatattgtgtttacttgtgttatctttgatcattatttaaatttgtttcatgatctgaaacattaaagtgtgacaaacatgcaaaacatGAAATCTAGAAGGGGGCAACACTTTTTCACAACACTGTAGATCTTTCAGGGTGTTTTGTGCACTGCAGGTCATGTGAAAAGAACCTATGCGCTTAACATTTtccacacattcatttttaggcacgacatgtgaatggccccttattgtatttattgtttactggcagtctatgaaaggttttactggatggatgtgtggatacaGATAATGGGTGCACGTGAGCTACATACACAATAGGCTCTTGTGCGTGatcaaaacaaatgttttgtagagatttactgcgtttCTACCTGTTATTATGACAACTATACAAACTATGCCGGCCtttctggatttcataataaacattaaaaagctaGTTAAAACAGCACACACATGTGTCCCTTACAATATGACTAACATTAGTAGTGGCTCGTTGCCAGAAGTTTTGCACAAAtgagctcaaagatggcggtccccacatttatttcaaaaataaggtggatataGCCTGACTATGTCTTTTAATTTCATTTCGCaaagcaaaatagcagaggatggtattaccaaGCTTAGGTGGATAGGTTATAAAAGAAGAAGagatgtttttaaagctttgaagTTTTAAGCTTTATTAAGTAAATTTGTTTGGCTGCACTATAGTAATTTCTAATACTCTGtatacttatttttatttatataaattatgttGTTGAAGTTGGTgttgaattttattttattattacttttattttatgcaGATAGGTtctctgtttttta harbors:
- the LOC141363110 gene encoding putative C-type lectin domain family 20 member A isoform X2, which gives rise to MERLIHVLLISGLCPFIHSIPHGYLLIQEQKTWYEAQAYCRQNHIDLATVESSEDQAELLAIEPALTSVPWIGLYNDINSWRWSNKNESITYENWYRPTGEPNNFDGRETCGFFEAAGTWQDIYCDIEKYVFFCYNEDQIDPNRFVLISNGWRNWYDAQSYCRQYHTDLATIQNSTENNLLKKLMGNYGRAWIGLYRDSWKWSDGTNVNNYPITWMSGEPNIVGLNPSCGVERPGAVISDEICSDPHSFICMHFSRKQIVRVEVKSAQNLNNPAVMEIIIKWMKQKLKDYGIEKDTRLTWKVQSDGNVFTPKLQRENVQQRCLNFSL
- the LOC141363110 gene encoding putative C-type lectin domain family 20 member A isoform X1: MERLIHVLLISAGLCPFIHSIPHGYLLIQEQKTWYEAQAYCRQNHIDLATVESSEDQAELLAIEPALTSVPWIGLYNDINSWRWSNKNESITYENWYRPTGEPNNFDGRETCGFFEAAGTWQDIYCDIEKYVFFCYNEDQIDPNRFVLISNGWRNWYDAQSYCRQYHTDLATIQNSTENNLLKKLMGNYGRAWIGLYRDSWKWSDGTNVNNYPITWMSGEPNIVGLNPSCGVERPGAVISDEICSDPHSFICMHFSRKQIVRVEVKSAQNLNNPAVMEIIIKWMKQKLKDYGIEKDTRLTWKVQSDGNVFTPKLQRENVQQRCLNFSL